CCCATTCGGGATAGGAGATGGCCTTGCCGTGCTCCCGGGCGAATTCCACGTGGTGGTGCAGCCCGTACGGCTCACTCACCTGTTCGTCGAACGACATTCCGGCCGGCTGGTCGTAGGAATCCATGCCGATGATGTCGACCACGTCGTCGCCGGGATAGCACTCCGTCCAGGCGACGGCGTCCTTTCCGCGGCTCGGCGTGAAGTCGAACCGGAACCTCTGGCCCGGCACCGAACGCATGGTGGTGACGATCCTGTTCCAGTACGTCTTCCAGGACTCCGGGTCCGGGCCGCAGCGATGGGTGTAGGTGTCGCCGTTCATCTCCCAGCCGAGCACCAGCACCGTGTCCGGCACGCGCAGGGCGACCAGCCGCTCGGCCAGGGCGCGGAAGTGGTGGTCGAACCGCCCGGCGGCCCCCTGCCGCAGCAGCCCGCGCACCTCGGTGTCGGGGACGTCGTCCTCGTTGCGCTCCAGCATGGGCACGTTGAGGACGAGCATCCGGTCGGCGCGGCGGTTGCGCCAGTCCGCCCACACGGTGAGGAAGCCGGGGCGGCCCTCGATGTTGTCCCAGCGGTCGCCCGGCAGATAGGTGTGGCCGACGCGCAGGTCGGCGCCGCCGAGCCACCGGCTGAACTCGGCGATGCGGTGCACGCCGCGCGGGCCGTAGTCCAGGTAGGCGCCGAAGGCGGGAGCGTCCCTGGCGGGCGCCGGGACGAGCGGGACCGCCGGGGCGGCCGACGAGGCCGCCGGGAGCAACGGGACCACCGGGGCCGGCAGGACCGAGGGGACCGACGGGACCTGCGAAACCTGCGGGACCGAGGGACTGACGGTGACGGACGGGACCGGGTGCGCATACGGGACCGCCGCGACGGACGGAGATGGGAGGGCCGGCGGGATCCCTGGGACCGTCGGGCCCGCGGGGGCCGCCGGTACCGCCTGTTCCGGTGGTGGCGCCGGGACGGCGTGCGGTCCTGCCGCCCCGGGTCGCGGCGCGGCCGGGGGCACCGGCGGCGGATCGGCGGCCACCACCACCCCCAGTCCGGCGGCGAACCCCGGACCCGCGGCCAGGGCGGCCGTCGCGGCGACCGTCGCCGCGACGCATGCCAGCCGCCGGGACCGGCCCCGTCGCTGCTGTGGGGTCATGACTGCTCCTTCCGCCACGCTCGCGCTGTTCTTCGAACGCTCTTCTCGTGCTGTGCCGTGGAGATCCACTGACACTCAGTCACACGGACCGGCGCACCGCCAGCGCGATTGCGGCTTTCGAGTGCCCCGCTCGACCACGCGGGTGAGAAATCCTGTGCCGTGCGCTTCGCGGCGCGCGCACACCGATCGAATGGAAAGAACCACCGTGCCGCTGTTCGACACCCGGGTCCCCGCCGTTCTGCTGCGGACCGACCGGAACCCCTTCCACCACGGGACCCTGGGAGCCGTGCGCTCGCTCGGCCGGACCGGGGTGGAGGTGCACGTGGTCGCCGACTGCGCGGGCAGCCCCGTCGGCCGGTCCCGTTTCGTACGGCGACTGCACGCGCCGCCCGCCGCGGACGCCGGCCCCGACGAGATCGCCGCCGTCCTGCACCGGGTGGCCGCGACCCTCCCCGGCCCCGCCGTGCTGGTCCCGATGGACGACGCGAGCGCCGTCGCCGTGGGCCGGCTGCGTGCCGGGCTGGCACCCGGCTTTCTGCTGCCCGAGCCCTCCGAGGTGCTGCCCGAGCACGTCGCCGACAAGACGGAGCTGGCCGCGGTGTGCGCGGCCCTGGACGTACCGCATCCGGTGACCGTCGCCCCGGACAGCCCCGCCGGGGCCGCGTCCGCCGCCTGGCGCCTCGGACTGCCCGTGGTGGCCAAGTGGAGCCGCCCCTGGCTGCTGCCGGCCGGCTCCGGACTGCGCAGCACGGTCCTCGTGCGCTCCGCCCAGGAGGCCCGGGAGCTGTACGCGCGCACCCCGGAGGCCGGCAGTCCGCTGCTGCTCCAGGAGTTCCTGCCGCCCGGAGAGGACCGTGACTGGTTCGTGCACGGCTACGCCGACCGCTCCGGCACCCTCGTGGCCGGCGGCACCGGCCGCAAGCTGCACTCCTGGCCGCGCGGCGCGGGCCTGACCGCGGTCGGGGCGTGGGCGGACCGGCCACCGCTGTGGCGGCTGGCCACCCGCCTGGTCGCCGAGCTGGGCTACCGGGGCATCCTCGACCTGGACTTCCGCCGCTGCGCCACGACCGGGCGCCACCACCTGCTCGACTTCAACCCCCGCCCCGGTGCCCAGTTCCGGCTCTTCACCGACACCGCGGGCCTGGACGTCGTCCGCGCGCTGCACCTGGATCTGACCCGGCGCCCCCTGCCGGGCGGGCGACCGCGGCCCGGCCGGACGTTCGTGGTGGAGAACTACGCCCCGCTCGCCGCCCTGCGCCCGGCCCCCGCCGGCCGGGAACTGGCCTGGCACGCCCACGACGACCTCGCCCCTGGGCTGGCCATGTGGAGCCTGTGGAGCGCCCATGTCTCGCGTCGGCTGCGCGGGCGGCTGCGGCCCACCGCGCCGGTCGCCGCCCGCCCGCACGTCCCGCCGGCGCGCCACGCGGACACATCGACCGCACCGGCCGCACCGGGCCGGCCAGGCGACGAGAAGGCGGGCAGCCGCTGAGCCGGAACGAAGGCGCCCCTGGTGACGGTGAGCCTCCGTCACCAAGGGCGCCAGGGTGAGTGATCCGACCGCTGCCGGTTATTGGTGCGAGCCGGAGCCGGAGCCGCTCCGGCTCCGGCGGTACAGCAGGGCCCCGCCCGCGATCAGCACGGCACTGGCACCCGAGGCGGCCACGAGCGCCACACCACGGCTGCCGGTCTCGGGCAGGCTGGGCGGCGGGGTGTGGGCCGGCGGAGGCGTGTGCGTGGGGGGCGGGGTGTGCGAGGGGGGAGGTGTGTGCGTGGGAGGCGGTGTGTGAGTCGGGGGCGGAGTGTGGGTGGGCGGGGGCGTGTGCGTGGGCGGGGGCGTGTGGGAGGGCGGGGGCGTCTCGCCGTACCCAGGGGGCGTCTCGCCGTACCCGGGGGGCGTCTCGCCGTACTCCGGAGGCGCCTCACCGTAGCCCGAGGGCTCCTCGCCGTATCCGGACGGCGCGTTCCCGTAGCCCTCCGGGGTCTCCTTGCCCTCATCCGAGGGCGCCTCCTCGCCGTGCCCCGCCGAGGTGTCCTCGCCGTACTCCGAGGACTCGTCCTTGCCATGCTCCGAGGACTCTTCCTCCCCGTACTCCGAGGACTCGCCCTTGCCGTACCCCGAGGACTCCTCCTCGCCGTACCCGGAGGACTCCTCCTCGCCGTACCCCGAGGACTCCTCCTCGCCGTAAGCGGGCGTCTCCTCGCCGTACCCGGGGGAGGATGCCTCGTCCCCGTAGCCCGGGGCGGCCTCCTCGTCGTCCGAGGACGTCTCCTCCCCGTACTCCGGCGGGGCCTCCCCGTAGCCGCCGTCCGAGTCGTCCACCAGGATGTCGGCCGGGGTCGCCTCCTCGGAGTCCGGACCGGCGCCTGACGAACCCTCGGCCGCGTCGCCGGACGGGAGGGGGGCGGGAAGCGTCACGACGCCGCTGTGGGCGGACGCGTCACCGCTGTCGACGTCGCCGTGCGAACCGCCGGACGACGTGCCGGGACCGGCATCGGCGTACGACCCGCCGTGCTCCGTGTGCGCGTCACCGCCGCCGGTGTCCGAGGCGCCGGCGCAGGTGTCGTTGCCGCACGC
Above is a genomic segment from Streptomyces glaucescens containing:
- a CDS encoding glycoside hydrolase family 26 protein, coding for MTPQQRRGRSRRLACVAATVAATAALAAGPGFAAGLGVVVAADPPPVPPAAPRPGAAGPHAVPAPPPEQAVPAAPAGPTVPGIPPALPSPSVAAVPYAHPVPSVTVSPSVPQVSQVPSVPSVLPAPVVPLLPAASSAAPAVPLVPAPARDAPAFGAYLDYGPRGVHRIAEFSRWLGGADLRVGHTYLPGDRWDNIEGRPGFLTVWADWRNRRADRMLVLNVPMLERNEDDVPDTEVRGLLRQGAAGRFDHHFRALAERLVALRVPDTVLVLGWEMNGDTYTHRCGPDPESWKTYWNRIVTTMRSVPGQRFRFDFTPSRGKDAVAWTECYPGDDVVDIIGMDSYDQPAGMSFDEQVSEPYGLHHHVEFAREHGKAISYPEWGLFRNGDNAEYMRRMLAWMEEHEPLYNTLTDYCPHGVWQCDENPEAAEVYRSVLSGRPGDPAAPQASPSAGPPTDAPADPPGSEPAPEASADCTPLDLGDWVEHWLGGELCVRADWWTRFD
- a CDS encoding chaplin, with translation MRQILSKGVVAAAAATGILSLCGSSALADTVAGGGGKDSPGVVAGKEAQAPAAVPDNACGNDTCAGASDTGGGDAHTEHGGSYADAGPGTSSGGSHGDVDSGDASAHSGVVTLPAPLPSGDAAEGSSGAGPDSEEATPADILVDDSDGGYGEAPPEYGEETSSDDEEAAPGYGDEASSPGYGEETPAYGEEESSGYGEEESSGYGEEESSGYGKGESSEYGEEESSEHGKDESSEYGEDTSAGHGEEAPSDEGKETPEGYGNAPSGYGEEPSGYGEAPPEYGETPPGYGETPPGYGETPPPSHTPPPTHTPPPTHTPPPTHTPPPTHTPPPSHTPPPTHTPPPAHTPPPSLPETGSRGVALVAASGASAVLIAGGALLYRRSRSGSGSGSHQ